Proteins encoded in a region of the Suncus etruscus isolate mSunEtr1 chromosome 1, mSunEtr1.pri.cur, whole genome shotgun sequence genome:
- the UNK gene encoding RING finger protein unkempt homolog: MSKGPGPGGSAASSAPPAATSQVLQAQPEKPQHYTYLKEFRTEQCALFVQHKCSQHRPYTCFHWHFVNQRRRRSVRRRDGTFNYSPDVYCTKYDEATGLCPEGDECPFLHRTTGDTERRYHLRYYKTGICIHETDSKGNCSKNGPHCAFAHGPHDLRAPVYDIRELQAMEALQNGQSAVESSLEGQSASAASHAMIEKILSEEPRWQETAYVLGNYKTEPCKKPPRLCRQGYACPYYHNSKDRRRGPRKHKYRSSPCPNVKHGDEWGDPGKCESGDACQSCHTRTEQQFHPEIYKSTKCNDMQQSGSCPRGPFCAFAHVEQPSLGDELPPSSAVSSPTQPGPVLYMPSAAGDSVPVSPSSPHAPDLSALLCRNSSLGSPSPLCGSPPGSLRKPPNLEGIVFPGESGLAPGSYKKAPGFEREDQVGAEYLKNFKCQAKLKSHSLEPRSHEPSLLQPKQDVLGLLPAGSPLNSSVSSSITSSLAATPPSPAGPSSAPGMNANALPFYPTSDTVESVIESALDDLDLNEFGVAALEKTFDGSAASHPGSVTLGGSLLQSSAPVNIPGSLGSSASFHSASPSPPVSLSSHFLQQPQGPLSQAENTFLGTSASRSSLGLNGMNSSIWEHFASGSFSPGTSPAFLSGPGAAELARLRQELEDANGTIKQWEESWQQAKQACDAWKKEAEEAGERASAAGAECELAREQRDALEVQVKRLQEELERLHAADPALPAFADLEALSLATLYSLQKQLRAHLERVDKAVFHMQSVKCLQCQEQDRAVLPCQHAVLCELCAQGSECPVCQPGRAHALQS, from the exons GTACCTGAAGGAATTCCGCACCGAGCAGTGCGCACTCTTCGTGCAGCACAAATGCTCGCAGCACCGGCCCTACACCTGCTTCCACTGGCACTTCGTGAACCAGCGCCGCCGCCGCTCCGTGCGCCGCCGCGACGGCACCTTCAACTACAGCCCCGACGTCTACTGCACCAAGTACGACGAGGCCACGGGGCTCTGCCCAGAGGGCGACGA GTGCCCATTCCTGCACAGGACCACGGGAGACACAGAGCGCCGCTACCACCTGCGCTACTACAAGACGGGCATCTGCATCCACGAGACCGACTCCAAGGGCAACTGCTCCAAGAACGGGCCGCACTGCGCCTTCGCGCACGGGCCCCATGACCTGCGCGCACCTGTCTACGACATCAG ggaACTGCAGGCCATGGAAGCCTTGCAGAACGGCCAGAGCGCTGTGGAGAGCAGCCTGGAGGGCCAGTCAGCCAGCGCTGCCAGCCACGCCATGATCGAGAAGATCCTCAGCGAGGAGCCGCGGTGGCAAG AAACTGCATACGTCCTGGGCAACTACAAGACGGAGCCGTGTAAGAAGCCGCCGCGGCTATGCCGCCAGGGCTATGCCTGCCCCTACTACCACAACAGCAAGGACAGGCGGCGCGGGCCCCGCAAGCACAAGTACAG GTCATCTCCGTGTCCGAACGTGAAGCATGGGGATGAGTGGGGGGACCCTGGCAAGTGTGAGAGTGGAGACGCCTGCCAGTCCTGCCACACGCGCACAGAGCAGCAGTTCCACCCCGAG ATCTATAAATCCACCAAGTGCAACGACATGCAGCAGTCAGGCAGCTGCCCTCGCGGGCCCTTCTGCGCATTCGCCCACGTTGAAC AGCCCTCTCTCGGCGATGAGCTGCCGCCTTCCTCCGCCGTGTCCAGCCCCACCCAGCCCGGCCCCGTCCTCTACATGCCCTCCGCCGCCGGCGACTCTGTGCCCGTGAGCCCCTCCAGCCCACACGCCCCTGATCTTAGCGCT CTCCTCTGTAGAAACAGCAGTCTAGGTAGCCCCTCCCCCCTCTGTGGGTCTCCTCCTGGCTCCTTGCGAAAACCCCCCAACCTAGAAGGAATCGTCTTCCCTGGGGAGTCGGGCCTCGCCCCCGGCAGCTATAAGAAGGCTCCTGGCTTTGAGAGGGAGGACCAGGTGGGAGCCGAGTACCTGAAAAATTTCAAATGCCAG GCCAAATTAAAATCCCACTCACTAGAGCCCCGGAGTCACGAGCCGTCCCTGCTGCAGCCTAAACAG GACGTGCTGGGCCTCCTCCCTGCAGGCAGCCCCCTCAACTCGAGCGTCTCTTCTAGCATCACATCCAGCCTGGCCGCCACGCCCCCCAGTCCCGCAGGCCCCAGCAGCGCCCCTGGCATGAATGCCAACGCCCTGCCCTTCTACCCCACCAGCGACACGGTCGAGTCGGTCATAG AGTCAGCCCTGGACGACTTGGACCTGAATGAGTTCGGGGTGGCCGCCCTGGAGAAGACCTTTGACGGCAGTGCCGCGTCTCACCCCGGAAGCGTCACGCTTG GAGGCAGCTTGTTACAGAGCTCGGCACCTGTCAACATCCCAGGGTCCCTGGGCAGCTCCGCATCCTTCCACTCGGCCTCCCCATCCCCGCCCGTCAGCCTCTCCTCACACTTCCTACAGCAGCCCCAGGGCCCGCTGAGCCAGGCTGAGAACACCTTCCTGGGCACCTCCGCGTCCCGGAGCTCTCTGG GTCTGAACGGGATGAACAGCAGCATCTGGGAGCACTTTGCCTCTGGAAGCTTCTCCCCAGGCACTTCCCCTGCCTTTCTGTCAGGCCCGGGGGCTGCCGAGCTGGCTCGCCTGCGGCAGGAGCTGGAGGACGCGAACGGCACCATCAAGCAGTGGGAGGAGTCCTGGCAGCAGGCGAAGCAG GCCTGTGATGCGTGGAAGAAGGAAGCAGAAGAGGCAGGCGAACGGGCCAGTGCTGCGGGTGCTGAGTGCGAGCTGGCGCGGGAGCAGCGGGACGCACTGGAGGTGCAGGTGAAGCGGCTGCAGGAGGAACTGGAGCGGctgcatgctgccgacccggcCTTGCCCGCCTTCGCGGATCTCGAGGCCCTGTCGCTGGCCACACTCTACTCCCTGCAGAAGCAGCTGCGGGCCCACCTGGAGCGGGTGGACAAG GCCGTGTTCCACATGCAGTCGGTGAAATGCCTTCAGTGTCAGGAGCAGGACCGGGCGGTGCTGCCTTGCCAACACGCTGTGCTGTGCGAGCTCTGTGCCCAGGGCAGCGAGTGCCCCGTCTGCCAGCCAGGCCGCGCCCACGCCCTCCAGTCGTGA
- the UNC13D gene encoding protein unc-13 homolog D codes for MAASLAPSQQRRPPLLRQAIKIRRRRARDLQDPSPQRAPEIQPPSHHLSSEERELLYEEAVYSVLHRLGQPDPQHVPQASQLLHYLQEAFHLEPEEHQQKLQAVQELEKPIFCLKATVKQAKGILGKDVSGFSDPYCLLGIEQGLNAPSGGSPGTRRRQKAVVRHTIPEENTHRTQVISQTLNPVWEETFILEFEDINTSSFHLDMWDLDTVESVRQKLGELTDLHGLRRMFKEARKDRGQDDFLGNVVLRLQDLHCREDQWYPLEPRTETYPDRGQCHLQFQLIHKKRATAASRSQPSYLVHLHLLQQLVSHEVTQHQAGSTSWDGSLSAEATTILYLHATQKDLSDFHQSMAQWLAYSRLYQSLEFPSGCLLHPITSMEYQWIQGRLKAEQLEELATSFSSLLAYGLSLIRRFRSVFPLSVSDSPARLQSLLRVLVQMCKMKAFGELCPDSAPLPHLVTEALRIGTIEWFHLKQEQHQPMVQDVLEEGKALLGLVQDVAGDLHQCLRIWNKIFHNVLKINLFSIAFLELQWLVAKRVQEHTEAMGSPMSPEMGENLFQLYISLKELCQLSPEDGVSVSALDGFHRWFQPAIPSWLQKTYSVALARVQRAVQMDQLVPLGELIKHSTSAVDLSICFTQISHTAQQLDWPDPEVAFMITVKFVEDTCRLALVYCSLIKARARELSANQKDQGQAADMLCVVVNDMEQLRLVIGKLPTQLAWEALEQRVGAVLEQGQLQNTLHAQLQGALAGLNHEIRTGVRTLAEQLEAGIAMHIRKLVGVGESVLPEDAIMPLMKFLELKLCYMNSNLVQENFSSLLTLLWTHTLSVLVEAAASQRSCPLASSRLKFALQSLEICFYAEGCGLPPEALHTDTFQVLQADLELQAASSRELIQKYFCSRIQQQEETISEDLGAVTVKASYRVSEQKLHVELLSASNLKPLDSNGTSDPFVQLTLEPRHEFPELAPRETQTHKKDLHPLFDENFEFLVPAEPCQKAGACLMLTVLDHDTLGKDDLEGEAFLPLASVPGLAGPHEPGEVPQTRLPLTYPAANGDPILQLLESRKGDREAQAFVKLRRQRARQASQHVPQPGR; via the exons ATGGCAGCGTCCCTGGCCCCCTCCCAGCAGCGGCGGCCCCCCCTCTTGCGCCAGGCCATCAAGATAAGGCGCCGCAGGGCCCGTGACCTGCAGGACCCCTCACCTCAAAGGGCTCCCGAG ATCCAACCGCCATCTCACCACCTCTCCTCTGAGGAG CGGGAGCTGCTCTACGAGGAAGCCGTGTACAGTGTCCTCCACCGCCTGGGTCAGCCTGACCCCCAACACGTCCCCCAGGCCTCCCAGCTGCTGCACTACCTGCAGGAG gCCTTTCACCTGGAGCCTGAGGAGCACCAGCAGAAGCTGCAGGCAGTGCAGGAGCTGGAG AAGCCAATTTTCTGCCTGAAAGCCACGGTCAAGCAGGCCAAAGGCATTCTGGGCAAGGATGTCAGTG GCTTCAGCGACCCCTATTGCTTGCTGGGCATCGAGCAGGGCCTGAATGCACCATCGGGGGGCAGCCCTGGCACACGGCGCCGGCAGAAGGCCGTGGTCCGGCACACAATCCCAGAGGAGAATACCCATCGCACCCAGGTCATCAGCCAGACCCTCAACCCCGTGTGGGAGGAGACCTTCATCCT GGAGTTTGAGGACATAAACACCTCAAGTTTCCACCTGGACATGTG gGACCTGGACACGGTGGAGTCAGTCAGACAGAAGTTGGGCGAGCTAACAGACCTGCACGGACTGCGCAG GATGTTCAAGGAGGCCCGGAAGGACAGAGGCCAGGATGACTTCCTGGGGAACGTGGTTCTCAGGCTACAG GACCTGCATTGCCGAGAGGACCAATGGTACCCTCTGGAGCCACGCACAGAGACCTACCCGGACCGTGGCCAGTGCCACCTCCAGTTCCAGCTCATCCACAAGAAG AGAGCCACTGCAGCCAGCCGCTCCCAGCCCAGCTACCTGGTGCATCTCCACCTACTTCAGCAGCTGGTGTCCCATGAGGTCACGCAACACCAG GCGGGCAGTACCTCCTGGGATGGATCGCTGAGCGCCGAAGCCACCACCATCTTGTACCTGCATGCGACCCAGAAAGACCTGTCTGACTTCCACCAGTCCATGGC GCAGTGGCTGGCCTACAGCCGGCTGTACCAGAGCCTGGAGTTCCCCAGCGGCTGCCTCCTGCACCCCATCACCAGCATGGAGTACCAGTGGATCCAGGGCCGGCTCAAGGCGGAGCAG CTGGAGGAACTGGCCACCTCGTTCAGCTCGCTGCTGGCCTATGGCCTGTCTCTCATCCGGAGGTTCCGGTCCGTCTTCCCTCTCTCGGTCTCAGACTCCCCGGCACGGCTTCAGTCTCTCCTTAG GGTGCTGGTGCAGATGTGCAAGATGAAGGCCTTTGGAGAGCTGTGCCCCGACAGTGCGCCCCTGCCCCACCTGGTCACTGAGGCCCTGCGG ATTGGCACCATCGAATGGTTCCACCTGAAGCAGGAGCAACACCAGCCCATGGTGCAG GATGTGTTGGAGGAAGGCAAAGCCTTGTTGGGTTTGGTGCAAGATGTGGCCGGGGACCTGCATCAGTGCCTGCGCATATGGAACAAAATCTTCCACAA CGTCCTCAAGATCAACCTTTTCTCCATCGCTTTCCTGGAGCTCCAGTGGCTG GTGGCCAAACGGGTACAGGAGCACACAGAGGCGATGGGCAGCCCCATGTCCCCGGAGATGGGTGAGAATCTCTTCCAGCTCTACATCAGCCTCAAAGAGCTGTGCCAGCTGAGCCCAGA GGATGGAGTCTCAGTCTCAGCCCTGGACGGCTTTCACCGCTGGTTCCAGCCCGCCATTCCTTCCTGGTTGCAGAAAACCTACAGTGTGGCTCTGGCTCGAGTGCAGCGTGCGGTGCAAATGGACCAG CTGGTGCCTCTGGGTGAACTGATCAAGCACAGCACCTCGGCCGTGGACCTGTCCATCTGCTTCACCCAGATCAGTCACACTGCCCAGCAGCTGGACTGGCCAGACCCGGAAGTGGCCTTCATGATCACTGTCAAATTCGTAGAG GACACATGCAGGCTGGCTCTGGTGTACTGCAGCCTGATAAAGGCCCGGGCTCGGGAACTCTCTGCAAACCAGAAGGACCAGGGCCAGGCAGCGGACATG CTGTGCGTGGTGGTGAATGACATGGAGCAGTTGCGGCTGGTGATCGGCAAACTGCCcacgcagctggcctgggaggcCCTGGAGCAGCGGGTCGGGGCCGTGCTGGAGCAGGGCCAGCTGCAGAACACGCTGCATGCCCAGTTGCAGGGAGCGCTGGCTGGGCTCAACCACGAGATCCGCACTGGCGTCCGCACCCTGGCGGAGCAG CTAGAGGCAGGCATTGCCATGCACATCCGGAAGTTGGTGGGCGTCGGGGAGTCCGTCCTGCCTGAGGAT GCCATTATGCCCCTGATGAAGTTCCTGGAGCTAAAGCTATGCTACATGAACTCCAACTTGGTACAGGAGAACTTCAGCAG CCTCCTGACCCTGCTCTGGACTCACAcactatcagtgctggtggaggcAGCCGCTTCCCAGCGCAGCTGCCCCCTGGCCTCGAGCAGGCTGAAGTTTGCACTGCAG AGCTTGGAGATTTGCTTCTATGCAGAGGGCTGTGGCCTGCCGCCTGAGGCGCTCCACACGGATACCTTCCAG GTCCTGCAGGCGGACCTGGAGCTGCAGGCGGCCTCCAGTCGGGAGCTCATCCAGAAGTACTTCTGCAGCCGCATCCAGCAGCAA GAAGAGACCATCTCGGAAGACCTAGGGGCGGTCACGGTCAAGGCCTCCTACCGAGTCTCAGAGCAGAAGCTGCATGTGGAGCTGCTGAGTGCGTCCAACCTGAAGCCCCTGGACAGCAACG GTACCAGTGACCCCTTCGTACAGCTGACCTTGGAGCCCAGGCACGAGTTTCCTGAACTGGCCCCCCGGGAGACGCAGACTCATAAGAAGGACCTTCACCCGCTGTTTGATGAGAACTTTGAGTT CCTGGTGCCTGCCGAGCCATGCCAGAAGGCAGGCGCATGCCTGATGCTCACCGTGCTGGACCACGACACGCTGGGCAAAGATGACCTGGAAGGAGAGGCCTTCCTGCCTCTGGCCTCGGTGCCGGGCCTGGCCGGGCCCCACGAGCCTGGGGAGGTGCCACAGACCCGTCTACCCCTCACCTACCCTGCCGCCAATG GGGATCCCATCCTGCAGCTCCTGGAAAGCCGGAAAGGTGATCGAGAGGCCCAGGCGTTCGTGAAGCTGCGACGGCAGCGGGCCAGACAGGCCTCTCAGCATGTCCCGCAGCCAGGGCGGTAG